Within Emys orbicularis isolate rEmyOrb1 chromosome 16, rEmyOrb1.hap1, whole genome shotgun sequence, the genomic segment CGCTGACCCCACATCTCTCCTCTCTTCAGGACAGCCAGGAACACAAGATCGTCCTCTATGAAAACCCCAGCTTCACCGGCAAGAAGATTGAGATCATAGATGACGATGTGCCCAGCTTCCATGCTCATGGCTACCAGGAAAAAGTGTCATCTGTGCGCGTGCAAAGTGGCACGTAAGTACCTGGGGCGGCAAGTCCACATGACCCTGTTAGTCTCCTTTTCCCTGCACTTGGAATCTAGGAACTGAGGGACAGAATCATCGATTGCATCACATTCTGTGCCTAGAGCCCGAATTGTCTCCAGTTTAAGGTGTCGCCATAACAACACCCTAACCCAGGTGGTTAGACTCCAGGCACAACTGCTGTCCTGCAGTCAGCATCTCTGCTGCTCAGCCCTCTGCTCTGGGCCCGGAGCTGAGCAGGAGAACACAAGTTGCTAGATAGGGCTGGAGAATAAACAACCTTTTGCCCTGATGCACGGAGCCTCCTGAGGCCAgtgaggtgtgtgagggggtcaAGGATCAAGTGCCCTTGCCGgatggagcagggcaggagggaaGCTCCCAAGCGGGGTCAGCCCCAAGGCAGTGACTCCTCTGGGCACTGGAAGCCCTTTCACTCAGAGGCTTTGACTAGAGCTTTAATGGCTCTGAAGCAGAGGGCAGTGCTGGCCGATGCAGTGGTGCTAGTGAGAGCCCTCGGGGCACATCCCCTtgccccagccaggccaggaATGGAGTTCGATTCACCACCCacagggcagagtggggcagggtTGCCTGTGTGGGAGGAGACACCGGGTGCTGTCCCGGGTGGGTTTCCCTGTTGCCTGGGTTCTCCCAGTCTCTGACTTGGCTGGGCTTTCCCTTTGCAGCTGGGTTGGATACCAGTACCCCGGTTACAGAGGCTACCAGTACCTGTTTGAAAAAGGGGACTATAAGGACAGCTCAGAGTTTGGTGCCCAGCACCCCCAGATTCAATCCGTCAGGCGCATCCGGGATATGCAGTGGCATCAGCGAGGGGCCTTTCACCCCACCAActgaagctcccccccccccccgagtgcccgGAGGAGAAGGAAACCAGAACCAGTTTTATGTGACCTGCTGCTGTTTCCCGATGGCCTCGCTCTCCAACATGCCACTGCGTGATGAAtgctgctctgctgctgctgctgaagcaaCTGAATAAAGCTTTGAGTTTCAAACGCTCGATCGCGTCAGGCACCTTTtttctcgggggtgggggggttaagaCACTTGAAATAATTCTCTGTGTTTGCACTGGGGGACGTGCTGGTGGGGGCTGCTAGTTCTGAGCTCC encodes:
- the CRYBB2 gene encoding beta-crystallin B2 isoform X2; protein product: MASDHQMPASKQQQTSSKIVVFEQENFQGRCHELNAACSNLKEAGMEKVGSILVHSGPWVGYEQANCKGEQFVFEKGEYPRWDSWTNSRRSDTIGALRPIKVDSQEHKIVLYENPSFTGKKIEIIDDDVPSFHAHGYQEKVSSVRVQSGTWVGYQYPGYRGYQYLFEKGDYKDSSEFGAQHPQIQSVRRIRDMQWHQRGAFHPTN